The genomic interval CGCCGAACACCTCGCCATTCACGCCGAGGACGACGAGGCGTTGCTGGAGCGCATCACGAACGCCGGGAGCGTGTTCCTCGGCCCCGACACGCCCGTCGCGGCCGGCGACTACGCCAGCGGCACGAACCACGTCCTCCCGACGGGCGGCGGCGCTCGGGTGACCGGCGGCCTCTCCGTGGAGACGTTCCTCCGCTCGACGACCGTCCAGCGGCTCTCGCACGACGCGCTCGCCGACCTGCGCGATACTGTGACGGGACTCGCCCGTGCGGAGGGGCTGGAGGCGCACGCCGAGAGCGTCGAGAAGCGGTTCGACGACGAGGAGTAGCGCGACCCGCCTCCCACAGCGGACGAGTTCACAGCCGGCGTTCGTAGACGCTCCCCCACTCCTCGTACCCCTGGTCCTCGTAGAAGAGGCGGGCGATGTCCCGGTCGACACCGGTCGCCAGCGCTACTGCCTCGCAGTCTCGCTCGCGGCCCCAGCGTTCGACGTGGTCGAGCAGCGTCTTGCCGTGGCCCTCGCCCCGGCGTTCCTCGGTGACGACGAGGTCGTGGACCCAGACGTGGCGCTCGTGGTGCATCACGCGCTGGACGGAGACGCCGGCGAGGGCGACGGGCGCGTCGTCCTCGTGGAGGGCGAACAGGTGGTAGTCGTCGTCCTCGAAGAACCCGCGGAACCGGTCGGCGTCGAGCGTGGGAAACAGCTCCCGCATCACCGAGAGTGCACGGTCGCGTTCGTCGTCCTCGGTCAGTTCGACGAGTCGGGGCATACGCGGTACACTCACCGGGAGTGTATCGTTCTCTCGGTGGCGCGTGCGTGGTGTTCGGGGAGCCGGCTACCGTCCGACTGGCTCCGCCGTCTTCGGCGTCAGGCTTACCACCGTCGCGCCGATACTATCGTGTATGAGTAGTACGTCCGTCGACGGCGGAACCGTGGTGGTGACCGAGTCGGCCGCCGACAAG from Halomarina salina carries:
- a CDS encoding GNAT family N-acetyltransferase, encoding MPRLVELTEDDERDRALSVMRELFPTLDADRFRGFFEDDDYHLFALHEDDAPVALAGVSVQRVMHHERHVWVHDLVVTEERRGEGHGKTLLDHVERWGRERDCEAVALATGVDRDIARLFYEDQGYEEWGSVYERRL